The Geotoga petraea DNA window ATTGAAAAAAAATAATCAAGCTTTTTTCATCTACCCTTTAGTTGAAGAGTCTGAAAAAATAGATCTGAAAAATGCAACTGACATGTATAAAAGTTTAAAAAATGTTTTTCCTGATTATAATATAGGTTTGTTGCATGGGAAGATGAAACCCGAAGAAAAAACAGAAATTATGGATAAATTTGTTTCCAAAGAATTCAACGTTTTAGTTTCAACAACAGTTGTTGAGGTCGGTGTTGATATTCCAGATGCAACCGTTATGGTTATAGAACACCCAGATAGATTCGGCCTATCTCAACTTCATCAGTTGAGAGGTAGAGTGGGAAGATCTAATAAACAAGCTTACTGTTTTTTAGTTGTAAATGGAAATTTGAATCAAGATACAAAAGACAGGTTACTTGATTTTTCAAATACTTTAGATGGTTTTGAAGTTTCCAACATAGATTTAAAATGGAGAGGCCCTGGTAAATTTTTTGGTACCCTTCAGCATGGGTTACCTGATTTTAAATTTTTAGATATTATAAATGATTTAGAAATTATAGATGAAGTGAAAAGAGAAGTTGATAATTTATTAGAAAAAGATTTGGATATGTCTAAAATTAATAAGGAAATAAAAAGAAGATATAAAAACAATATCGACTTGATAAAAGCATTTTGAGGTGAGTATATGTCATTAAAAATTGAAACTGGTTATATGAAAGGTTTAACTTTTGATACAGTTAAAAGCAGTAAAACCAGATATACTCCTGGTCAACTAAGAAGGACTTTAACTAATATTTTTGATTTTAATGGTTCTAATATGCTGGAAATATTTTCTGGAAGCGGAGGAGTATCTTTTGAGTTTATAAGTAATGGTTTGAATCATTCTCATTTGATAGATGTAAATGGGAAATCCATATCAATTATAAAAAAGAATGCAAATAAATTAAAAGTTACAGACAAAATTTCTGCAATAAAAGGAGATTTTAGATCTGTTATTCCCTCATTAATTGATAATGCGATGAGTTTTAATTATATTTTTGCAGACCCCCCTTTTAACTTAGGCTTTTGCAATGAATTGGTTAAGTTTTTAGACGTTAACCATTTGATTCTTAAAGATGGTGGATATTTTATTCTTGAAAGATCTAAGCATGAAAATTATTCTGTAGATTTTCTTAAACATTTAAAATTAGACGAATCAAGGGATTACGGAGATATTGATATCGACATATATTATAAATAGTGCTAAGATGAATCTTAGCACTATTTATTTTATATCAAAATATTCAATTACAGCATCTTTTATTATTTCAGCAAAATCTTCAACATAATCACCATCGTTGAATTTTTTTTCAACAGCTTCATTGCTTAAAAAATCAAGTTCAAATAGTATTGCTGGGCTCCTTGTGTACCTAAGCACTGCAAACTCGGCTGGCTCAATTCGTCTATTTTTAAATCCTTTATTTTCTATGTGTTTTTCTAAGATCTCAGCAAAATCAAAACTATCAGAAATTGAAGTTTCTTTAATGTTGGTCCAACTTTCTAACAAATCTTTATCTTTGTTAAAGTCTAAATTTTCTTTCCAAGCTATCATTCTGGCATAAGTGGATTTTGAAAAATCAAAATAATATAATTCTGATCCCCTTGTTGAAGGATAAGTTGGAAATGAGTTTAAATGTATGCTAATGAATAAATCAGCATTTTTATCGTTAGAAAATTTTGCTCTACCGTGTAAATCTATATATTGATCAGAATCCCTTGTTAGATACGTTTCAATAGAATAATTTGCTAACATTTCTTTTGCTCTTTTGGCTACTTTTAAAGTCAAATCTTTTTCAAGTGTTTTTCCTAATCCCACTGCACCTGGTTCCCAGCCACCATGTCCGGGATCCAAAACCACGACTGGGAATTCCGATTCTTCAAATGCGAAATCCAGTATCAATCTCGAAGGTTCAAATGTTTTTTTTACAGAATGTTTTACATTAATTTTGATTTTTATCCAAACAATAGTAGACGTTTGATGATAAGCTGTTATATACTCAATTTTATTGTTATATTCTTTTTCAATAAAATTACCTGGAATTTGTGCATTTTCAACTATCACAAGATATCCTGTTTCATTTGTCAAAGGATATATTTTTGGATTAACTTCAGAAGAAAACTCAATAATTGTTCTTGCGGATTCTTTTTTAATATAAGTATTAATAGAATCAACTCTTGCTAATGGAATGTTAAAAAATATCCCAGCAGAGGAATTTATTAATTCAAGGTTAAGTGCCTTTGCAATAATTTCAGCAGATAAATACAACTTACCATCAATGTAATGTTTGTCTTCTTCAGAAAAAGAGTAAGACTCTTGAGAATTTATTATCATCATATTATTCTTTGGGAATATGAAAACTTTCCATTTGCCATTCGATATATAATAGAGAGTATCATTATTTACTGTAAGGTTCTTGTTAGCTTTATGTGTCATCATTTCTAAATCATAATAATACTTTCCATCCTTTTCAACATAATAATCCTCATCCAAACTTCTCCATTGAAAAAAAACATTCTGAGAAAAAAGAGTTATCACAGAAAGAAGCATTAGTATGATTAAGATATTTTTTTTTAATTTCATGTTATTCTCCACCCATAGCTAAGTAGCTCTCTTCATATATGTAAGCATATCTTATATCACCTAAAAAGTTTAATGGATCAAGGGACGAGTTGTATATATTGTTAATTTGATAATGCAAATGATTACCTGTAGATAATCCTGTGTTTCCAACTTTTCCAATCATATCTCCCTTTTTAACAACCATACCAGGTACAACATTAAATTCACTCATGTGAGCGTAAATATATTTTTTATCAAAACTTTTTATGATAACATGTTTTCCATATCCACTATCTTCTTTTATTTCCTCTACAATTCCATTTGCAGTGGAAAATATGGGTGTCCCTTTTGGCGCAGCAATATCTATCCCCTCATGAAATTTTTTAACTTTATATACCGGATGAATTCTATATCCATAGTTTGATGTCACGTAACCCATAACCGGCCAATTTGAAGAAACATTAAAACATTCACCAATTTTATCAAATGGTATTTTAAGTTTTTGATTATAAAAAATTTGATTGGGATTTTTTATGTTGTTTGCATGTAGAATCTCTTCTGGTTTAATGAAAAAATATTTTGAAATTTTATAGATATTGTCTCCATATTTTATTGTATACTCAAAAACATTTTCTTCTGGAATATTTATTTTTTGACCAATTTGCAAATATTTTTGGTTTAATAAAAATTCATTTTTTTCAACTATAACCTGTATATCAATTCCAGTTTTTTTTGAAATTTTTGTAAGATTATCTCCAGATTGAACATAATAGTCATAGGCAAAAATATTTAATGATATTATAAGCAATAATGTTATAATAATTGCTTTTTTCTTTCTTGTAGAATGCATTATTTTTCCTCCAAGACTTCAATTAATTTCTCGGCTATTTTATGATTTGGTAATATATAATCAGCATAACCGTCTTCTACTACAGCTTTGGGCATTCCATATACCACACATGTCTCTTTCGATTCAGCAATTATTTTTCCTCCATAATGCTTAATTTTAAAAGCACCTTTAGCACCATCTCTGCCCATACCTGTTAAAATAACACCAACACAACCTGAATTAAATATCTCTGCAGCT harbors:
- a CDS encoding RsmD family RNA methyltransferase yields the protein MSLKIETGYMKGLTFDTVKSSKTRYTPGQLRRTLTNIFDFNGSNMLEIFSGSGGVSFEFISNGLNHSHLIDVNGKSISIIKKNANKLKVTDKISAIKGDFRSVIPSLIDNAMSFNYIFADPPFNLGFCNELVKFLDVNHLILKDGGYFILERSKHENYSVDFLKHLKLDESRDYGDIDIDIYYK
- a CDS encoding N-acetylmuramoyl-L-alanine amidase family protein; translated protein: MKLKKNILIILMLLSVITLFSQNVFFQWRSLDEDYYVEKDGKYYYDLEMMTHKANKNLTVNNDTLYYISNGKWKVFIFPKNNMMIINSQESYSFSEEDKHYIDGKLYLSAEIIAKALNLELINSSAGIFFNIPLARVDSINTYIKKESARTIIEFSSEVNPKIYPLTNETGYLVIVENAQIPGNFIEKEYNNKIEYITAYHQTSTIVWIKIKINVKHSVKKTFEPSRLILDFAFEESEFPVVVLDPGHGGWEPGAVGLGKTLEKDLTLKVAKRAKEMLANYSIETYLTRDSDQYIDLHGRAKFSNDKNADLFISIHLNSFPTYPSTRGSELYYFDFSKSTYARMIAWKENLDFNKDKDLLESWTNIKETSISDSFDFAEILEKHIENKGFKNRRIEPAEFAVLRYTRSPAILFELDFLSNEAVEKKFNDGDYVEDFAEIIKDAVIEYFDIK
- a CDS encoding M23 family metallopeptidase produces the protein MHSTRKKKAIIITLLLIISLNIFAYDYYVQSGDNLTKISKKTGIDIQVIVEKNEFLLNQKYLQIGQKINIPEENVFEYTIKYGDNIYKISKYFFIKPEEILHANNIKNPNQIFYNQKLKIPFDKIGECFNVSSNWPVMGYVTSNYGYRIHPVYKVKKFHEGIDIAAPKGTPIFSTANGIVEEIKEDSGYGKHVIIKSFDKKYIYAHMSEFNVVPGMVVKKGDMIGKVGNTGLSTGNHLHYQINNIYNSSLDPLNFLGDIRYAYIYEESYLAMGGE